A window from Moritella yayanosii encodes these proteins:
- the leuD gene encoding 3-isopropylmalate dehydratase small subunit: MKAYKNHTSVAALMNRSNVDTDQIIPKQFLKKVERTGFGIHLFHDWRFLDDGSENPKFELNKPAFKGAKILVAGDNFGCGSSREHAPWAIEDFGFNTIISTSYADIFYSNCFKNGILPIRVSKAELAALMAEIEANEGIKFTVDLPAQTVTTPGGIVINIEVDPFRKQSLIEGADDISWTLKHEAKITEFEAKNKQQFPWLWTEAS; this comes from the coding sequence ATGAAAGCATATAAAAATCATACTAGTGTTGCTGCATTAATGAATCGTAGTAACGTAGATACCGACCAAATCATTCCAAAACAGTTCTTGAAAAAAGTAGAACGTACCGGCTTTGGCATTCACTTATTTCATGACTGGCGTTTTCTTGATGATGGTTCAGAAAATCCTAAATTTGAATTAAACAAGCCGGCATTCAAAGGGGCTAAAATTTTAGTTGCAGGCGATAACTTTGGTTGTGGTTCATCACGTGAACATGCGCCGTGGGCAATTGAAGATTTTGGTTTCAATACCATTATTTCAACTAGCTATGCTGATATTTTTTACTCAAACTGCTTTAAAAACGGTATTTTACCAATCCGTGTAAGCAAAGCAGAACTCGCCGCGTTAATGGCTGAAATTGAGGCAAATGAAGGTATCAAGTTTACTGTTGACCTACCTGCACAAACGGTAACAACACCGGGTGGTATTGTTATCAATATTGAGGTTGACCCATTCCGTAAGCAAAGCCTTATTGAAGGCGCTGATGATATCTCATGGACATTAAAGCATGAAGCTAAAATCACTGAATTCGAAGCTAAAAATAAGCAGCAGTTTCCATGGTTATGGACGGAAGCAAGCTAA
- a CDS encoding PrkA family serine protein kinase, with product MGIFEHYQQRYDESREEEYTIQEFLNLCRDDKSVYASAAERLLNAIGEPEMVDTATDSRLSRLFSNRVVARYPAFEDFYGMEDAIEQIVAYLKHSAQGLEEKKQILYLLGPVGGGKSSLAEKLKDLMQNIPIYRIKGSPVNDHPFSLFDVNEDANILRNEYGIPTRCLGHVMSPWAAKRLKEFNGDISKFKVEKVHPSILHQIAIAKTEPGDENNQDISSLVGKVDIRQLEHFSQDDPDAYSYSGALCKSNQGIMEFVEMFKAPIKVLHPLLTATQEGNYNSTEGLSALPFEGIILAHSNESEWLTFRNNKNNEAFLDRVYIVKVPYCLRISEEQSIYRKLLENSALHNAKCAPGTLDVLAQFTVLSRLKDPENSSIYSKMRVYDGETLKDTDPKAKSYQEYRDYAGVDEGMSGLSTRFAYKILSKVFNFDHVEVAANPVHLFYVLEQQIEREQFPQDIADRYLEFLKGYLIPKYVEFIGKEIQTAYLESYSEYGQNIFDRYVIYADFWIQDQEYRDPETGQLFDRVALNNDLEKIEKPAGISNPKDFRNEIVNFVLRARANNNGKNPSWVSYEKLRVVIEKKMFSNTEELLPVISFNGKTSTDEQQKHDNFVDRMMEKGYTKKQVRLLSEWYLRVRKSS from the coding sequence ATGGGTATTTTTGAACATTATCAGCAAAGATACGACGAAAGTCGTGAAGAAGAATATACAATTCAAGAATTCTTGAATTTATGTCGTGACGACAAAAGCGTATATGCATCTGCCGCTGAACGATTATTAAACGCCATCGGTGAACCTGAAATGGTTGATACCGCGACCGATTCTCGCCTAAGCCGATTATTTTCCAACCGAGTTGTAGCACGCTACCCCGCTTTTGAAGACTTCTACGGTATGGAAGACGCTATCGAGCAGATTGTTGCGTATCTAAAACACTCAGCGCAAGGTTTAGAAGAAAAGAAACAAATTTTATATTTACTCGGTCCTGTCGGTGGTGGTAAATCATCGCTAGCCGAAAAATTAAAAGACTTAATGCAGAATATCCCCATTTACCGCATCAAAGGCTCTCCCGTAAACGACCATCCATTTAGCTTGTTTGATGTCAATGAAGATGCCAATATCTTACGTAATGAATACGGTATCCCAACCCGCTGTCTTGGTCATGTGATGTCTCCCTGGGCGGCTAAACGTTTAAAAGAATTTAATGGTGATATCAGCAAGTTTAAAGTAGAAAAAGTACACCCATCTATACTTCACCAGATTGCCATTGCTAAAACAGAACCTGGGGATGAAAATAACCAAGATATTTCATCGTTAGTCGGTAAAGTTGATATTCGTCAGTTAGAACATTTCTCACAAGATGATCCGGATGCTTACAGCTATTCAGGGGCATTATGTAAATCAAATCAAGGTATTATGGAGTTCGTAGAGATGTTTAAAGCACCGATTAAAGTGCTTCACCCCCTACTTACAGCAACGCAAGAAGGTAATTATAACAGTACTGAAGGTCTATCCGCGCTGCCTTTCGAAGGTATTATTCTTGCTCACTCTAATGAATCAGAGTGGCTAACATTCCGTAATAACAAAAATAACGAAGCCTTTTTAGATCGGGTATACATAGTTAAAGTACCTTACTGTTTACGTATTAGTGAAGAGCAGTCTATTTATCGTAAATTACTCGAAAACAGTGCATTACATAACGCAAAATGTGCACCAGGGACTCTCGATGTGCTCGCTCAATTCACCGTGTTATCTCGACTTAAAGACCCTGAAAACTCATCAATCTACTCGAAAATGCGCGTTTACGATGGCGAGACCTTAAAAGATACCGATCCGAAAGCCAAGTCATATCAAGAATACCGGGATTACGCAGGTGTAGACGAAGGTATGTCAGGTCTTTCAACCCGTTTTGCTTATAAGATTTTATCCAAAGTATTCAACTTTGATCACGTGGAAGTCGCCGCTAACCCTGTACACCTTTTCTATGTACTCGAACAGCAAATTGAACGTGAACAATTCCCGCAAGATATTGCAGATCGATATTTAGAGTTCTTAAAAGGTTATTTAATCCCGAAATATGTAGAGTTTATCGGCAAAGAAATTCAAACAGCTTACTTAGAATCTTATTCTGAATATGGCCAAAACATTTTCGACCGCTATGTGATATATGCAGACTTTTGGATCCAAGACCAGGAATATCGAGACCCTGAAACAGGCCAATTATTTGATCGAGTAGCATTAAATAATGATCTAGAAAAAATAGAAAAACCCGCAGGTATTAGCAACCCTAAAGACTTCCGTAACGAAATAGTTAACTTTGTACTCCGTGCCAGAGCCAATAACAATGGTAAAAACCCGTCTTGGGTTAGCTATGAAAAACTCCGTGTGGTGATCGAAAAGAAAATGTTTTCCAATACCGAAGAGTTGCTACCTGTTATTTCATTTAACGGCAAAACATCCACAGACGAACAGCAAAAACATGACAACTTTGTTGACCGCATGATGGAGAAGGGCTATACCAAAAAACAAGTGAGATTGTTGTCAGAATGGTATTTACGTGTACGTAAATCATCATAA